A stretch of the Balneola vulgaris DSM 17893 genome encodes the following:
- the recB gene encoding exodeoxyribonuclease V subunit beta has protein sequence MMKALQIFEAPLQGLSLVEAGAGTGKTYNITSLYIRAIVEHELLPKQILVLTYTDAATIELKSRIRKRIKDSLESLKSNKAKDDDPFLVQLLERKQPNWIDLLTTALQAFDEASIFTIHGFCQKLLREESISFGVQPDFEVLKDPLELYQDAIDDYWREVVQQYSSDRKGRALLNFLIQQKLSMDELSQFVLPILSKPYAIIEPQNIEQNKIDQVIENLFGLYHQLRAEWHNDRALLQDILNSGVLNGNVYRENVRTTGLKKINNWLEGENEIFCLPEKLNLFTSSVLYERVKKGKTVDPPPFSFILDEFMQQYEQFLSYKEWFILNALNEIKVKITAYKKAINVLSFDDFLQLVDLNLDKRLSTKLAQKYPIALVDEFQDTDPIQYSIFKKIYMNSKSALFMIGDPKQAIYSFRGADLFTYFEATKEVPDEQKYSLSANFRSDEHLIKGVNKLFSVQKHPFILENPAFRKANFPDSKTSLTLKKGTETQASTQFIEIDYDEDRDGNSIGDTRGRVSNYVAHQISDLLSGDYQIGDRPVQASDIAVLVKKNAEAELVHQSLYDLGIPSLLKSKESIYSSQEAIELKDILKAMLNSSNDGIVKVALSTEYIGYKANQISNLNDDPEALGELVNWFKSARETWSKKGIIAALELLNTEFHIEEKLSVLSFAERRLTNHYHLQELLINIEKQHKSSPSNLFRIYLNKLNNVGEITDDELLRLESDDDLVTITTMHSSKGLEYPIVVLPFLWDDMLYSSNKNKVSQYHNDEDDLVINIGSVSEDAKEQQKLESIADAMRLAYVALTRAEVVNIIPLLDMNMYKSTIATLLFGAEAYSSSKKDPAFNYEACLSKLNELKDLATLVIKKEEELVLKEHVQKTSYSTSDLSTESFTRNDLDRLTKVVSFSSLSQHSKTDSDGFDFDFDERVSIHETQEDQQIDRFSFPRGADAGNLLHDIFEYINFDDSSTNINQVIKEKMGEWGFANKWESMLQEWVSEVLTTSLNDELQLSNLSKEDVLKEMEFHFTINELDPAELATTIREQNQLPLHTQSVIRGYMKGFIDLIFRHNGRYYILDYKSNHLGDTYDDYKPEHLKTAMEHADYDIQYHIYVLALKKYLEARDPNFDYKRDFGGVYYLFLRGMHPDKRLNGIYFDVPNASKIQRLDEICNRVHQ, from the coding sequence ATGATGAAAGCACTGCAGATTTTTGAGGCTCCACTACAAGGCTTGAGTTTAGTTGAAGCGGGTGCAGGTACAGGTAAAACCTATAACATCACATCTCTTTATATAAGAGCCATTGTTGAACATGAGCTATTACCAAAGCAAATTCTGGTGCTCACCTATACGGATGCGGCTACTATTGAACTAAAAAGTAGAATTAGAAAGAGAATAAAGGATAGTCTTGAATCACTCAAAAGTAATAAGGCTAAAGACGACGATCCATTTTTAGTTCAGCTATTAGAAAGAAAGCAACCAAATTGGATTGATTTATTAACTACAGCGCTTCAGGCATTTGATGAAGCCTCTATTTTTACCATACATGGTTTTTGCCAAAAGCTGCTCCGTGAAGAAAGTATCTCGTTTGGGGTGCAGCCTGATTTTGAGGTCTTAAAAGATCCACTTGAACTATATCAAGACGCTATAGATGATTACTGGAGAGAAGTTGTACAGCAGTATTCGTCTGATAGAAAGGGTAGGGCCTTATTGAATTTTCTGATTCAACAAAAACTATCTATGGATGAATTATCCCAGTTTGTGTTACCCATACTCAGTAAGCCCTATGCTATTATTGAACCACAGAACATTGAACAGAATAAAATTGATCAAGTAATAGAAAACCTGTTTGGCTTATACCATCAATTAAGAGCAGAGTGGCACAACGATAGAGCTCTATTACAGGATATTTTGAATAGTGGGGTGCTCAATGGAAATGTGTATAGGGAAAATGTTAGGACAACGGGTCTAAAGAAAATTAATAACTGGCTTGAAGGCGAAAACGAGATCTTTTGTCTTCCAGAAAAGTTAAACCTATTTACATCTAGTGTACTGTATGAGAGAGTAAAAAAAGGGAAGACGGTAGATCCTCCACCATTTTCTTTCATACTAGATGAGTTCATGCAACAGTACGAACAATTTCTTTCCTATAAAGAATGGTTCATTTTAAATGCACTTAACGAAATTAAAGTAAAGATTACGGCTTATAAAAAAGCGATTAACGTGCTTAGTTTTGATGACTTCCTTCAACTCGTAGATCTGAATTTAGATAAAAGGTTAAGTACAAAATTAGCTCAGAAATACCCAATTGCTCTGGTAGATGAGTTTCAAGATACAGATCCAATTCAGTATTCGATTTTTAAAAAAATATACATGAATAGTAAAAGTGCACTATTCATGATTGGTGATCCAAAGCAAGCCATTTACAGTTTTAGGGGTGCCGATTTATTTACCTACTTCGAAGCAACAAAGGAAGTGCCGGATGAACAGAAATATTCATTAAGTGCGAATTTCCGTTCAGATGAACACTTAATTAAAGGAGTGAATAAATTATTTAGTGTTCAAAAACATCCATTCATATTAGAAAACCCGGCATTTCGTAAAGCTAATTTTCCAGATAGTAAAACGTCATTAACTTTAAAAAAGGGCACCGAAACTCAGGCGTCTACTCAATTTATCGAAATTGATTACGATGAAGACCGAGACGGTAACAGCATTGGTGATACAAGGGGAAGAGTTAGTAATTATGTAGCTCATCAGATATCAGATTTGCTATCTGGTGATTATCAAATTGGAGATAGACCTGTTCAAGCAAGTGATATTGCTGTATTAGTAAAGAAGAATGCAGAAGCTGAGTTAGTTCATCAAAGCTTATACGATCTTGGCATCCCAAGTTTATTGAAATCCAAAGAATCTATTTATTCGAGCCAAGAAGCCATTGAGCTCAAAGATATTTTGAAAGCAATGCTCAACTCATCGAATGATGGGATTGTAAAAGTAGCACTTTCAACAGAATACATTGGATATAAGGCGAATCAAATTTCAAATCTGAATGATGATCCTGAGGCTTTAGGTGAATTAGTAAATTGGTTTAAAAGCGCTCGAGAAACGTGGAGTAAAAAAGGGATAATAGCGGCTTTAGAACTTCTGAATACTGAATTTCACATTGAAGAAAAACTATCAGTATTGAGCTTCGCTGAACGAAGACTTACCAATCATTATCATCTCCAAGAATTGCTCATAAATATTGAAAAACAGCACAAATCATCGCCATCTAATCTCTTTAGAATTTATTTGAATAAGTTGAATAATGTAGGGGAAATCACGGATGATGAACTATTACGCTTAGAAAGTGATGATGATTTAGTGACTATTACAACCATGCATTCTAGTAAAGGGCTCGAATACCCTATTGTAGTATTGCCGTTTTTGTGGGATGACATGTTGTACTCTTCCAACAAAAATAAAGTGTCTCAATATCACAATGATGAAGATGATTTGGTCATCAATATTGGCTCTGTTAGTGAAGATGCTAAAGAACAACAAAAACTAGAAAGCATAGCCGATGCAATGCGGTTGGCATATGTAGCCCTTACAAGAGCAGAGGTGGTTAATATTATTCCTCTGTTGGATATGAACATGTATAAATCCACCATAGCTACGTTGTTATTTGGTGCAGAAGCTTATTCATCATCCAAAAAAGACCCTGCATTTAACTATGAAGCTTGTCTGTCGAAACTTAATGAACTTAAAGACCTTGCTACATTAGTTATTAAAAAAGAAGAAGAGTTGGTTTTAAAAGAGCATGTTCAAAAAACTTCTTACTCAACCTCAGATTTAAGCACTGAAAGCTTTACTCGAAATGACTTAGATAGACTAACCAAAGTTGTCAGCTTCTCATCACTGTCTCAACATTCGAAAACGGATTCAGACGGTTTTGATTTCGACTTTGATGAACGAGTATCGATTCATGAAACCCAGGAGGATCAACAAATTGATCGTTTTTCCTTCCCGCGTGGGGCTGATGCAGGAAATCTATTACATGACATTTTTGAGTATATAAACTTTGATGATTCATCAACCAACATTAATCAGGTTATAAAAGAGAAAATGGGGGAATGGGGCTTTGCCAATAAATGGGAGTCCATGTTACAAGAATGGGTAAGTGAAGTTCTAACTACGTCTCTGAATGATGAATTACAGCTGTCCAATCTATCTAAGGAAGATGTATTAAAGGAAATGGAATTTCATTTCACAATAAATGAATTAGATCCAGCTGAATTGGCGACTACAATACGCGAACAAAATCAGTTGCCCCTTCATACTCAGAGTGTAATTCGTGGTTATATGAAAGGCTTTATCGACCTAATATTTAGGCATAATGGGAGATATTATATTCTCGATTATAAAAGTAATCACTTAGGCGATACTTATGATGATTATAAACCTGAACATCTTAAAACAGCGATGGAACATGCAGATTATGATATTCAGTACCATATATATGTGTTGGCACTAAAGAAATATTTGGAGGCCAGAGACCCAAATTTCGATTATAAAAGAGACTTTGGGGGCGTGTATTATTTGTTCTTGAGAGGTATGCATCCAGACAAACGATTAAATGGTATTTATTTTGATGTTCCGAATGCGTCTAAGATTCAACGGTTAGATGAAATATGTAACCGGGTTCATCAATGA
- the recD gene encoding exodeoxyribonuclease V subunit alpha — MKKLIPHLLQLKNDEHLTSFEIEMAKFFKRRDSTITENGLKAIVLAIHDEINGNICVDLSELEQHSLYKHLDFQFDSIEALTQELEGIQSIGGVGEQTPFILEGNRLYIQKYWCYEVELVEWLLNKMKDIPKEQPVPIKVGEELDFQKVAIALSLSTNLLIISGGPGTGKTYTVKNILKQLLHIDNDMKIALTAPTGKAAERLSESIEELSDDIESMTVHRLLGANRKGEFRFNEDHQLPYDVIVVDEASMLDLKMWIHLVRAIKKGTKLIVLGDKDQLSSVEAGSILGDICYKADTGFSQTILNNELSSFVNLPKSDTNNLLNDHIVLLTKYYRASEHSGINELATAINNQRLSEVRPLMSTLPSIEHQEPSKGKIESLLANYVDEIIRGDMNAQILCSNRSGRLGVDAINDWIEKSMKQRYGLPVHREWYKGRRIIITRNDTSIGVRNGEVGTCFVHQSGEYYLRFGPDKEIPITRLKDYKPAYAITIHKSQGSEYNSVIIMLSDYINPVLTKELLYTGVTRARQNLLVISSNEVLDYCIENSIKRSSGLREKLLS, encoded by the coding sequence ATGAAAAAACTAATTCCACATTTACTTCAACTTAAAAACGACGAACATCTCACCTCGTTTGAGATTGAGATGGCTAAGTTTTTCAAACGAAGAGACTCCACCATTACTGAGAATGGACTTAAAGCAATAGTATTGGCCATTCATGATGAAATAAATGGAAATATATGTGTGGACCTTTCAGAACTAGAACAACACTCTTTATACAAACACCTAGATTTTCAATTTGATAGTATAGAAGCACTCACTCAGGAATTAGAAGGCATTCAATCTATTGGGGGTGTAGGTGAGCAAACACCATTTATTCTTGAGGGAAACCGGTTATATATTCAAAAATATTGGTGCTACGAAGTTGAGTTGGTTGAATGGTTACTCAATAAAATGAAGGATATTCCAAAGGAGCAGCCTGTTCCAATTAAAGTAGGTGAGGAGTTGGATTTCCAAAAGGTAGCCATCGCTTTAAGTCTTTCAACGAACTTATTGATTATTTCGGGTGGACCAGGTACGGGGAAAACGTATACAGTTAAGAACATACTCAAACAACTACTTCATATCGATAATGACATGAAGATTGCCCTAACTGCTCCAACAGGTAAGGCAGCCGAAAGATTGTCTGAATCTATCGAGGAATTAAGTGATGATATTGAATCGATGACAGTGCATCGATTACTAGGAGCTAATAGGAAAGGAGAATTTAGATTTAATGAAGATCACCAATTACCCTATGATGTAATTGTAGTTGATGAAGCCTCCATGCTAGATCTAAAAATGTGGATACACTTAGTCCGTGCAATAAAAAAAGGCACGAAACTCATTGTATTGGGAGATAAGGATCAACTCTCTTCTGTAGAAGCAGGCTCCATATTAGGGGATATATGTTATAAAGCAGATACGGGTTTTTCACAAACAATCTTAAATAATGAATTGTCGTCATTCGTCAATCTGCCTAAGAGTGATACCAATAACTTATTGAACGACCATATTGTTCTACTAACAAAGTATTATAGAGCCAGTGAGCACTCAGGGATTAATGAATTAGCCACAGCCATTAATAATCAACGTCTAAGCGAAGTTAGGCCCTTGATGAGTACTTTGCCCTCAATTGAACATCAAGAGCCTTCAAAAGGTAAAATAGAGTCACTTCTTGCGAACTATGTGGATGAGATAATTCGTGGTGATATGAATGCTCAAATATTATGCTCCAATAGAAGTGGAAGGCTAGGGGTAGATGCTATCAATGATTGGATAGAAAAAAGTATGAAGCAAAGGTATGGATTACCGGTACATCGTGAATGGTATAAAGGGCGTAGGATCATAATTACCAGAAATGACACAAGTATTGGTGTAAGAAACGGTGAAGTAGGCACGTGCTTTGTTCATCAATCGGGAGAGTATTATTTGAGATTTGGGCCAGATAAAGAAATACCAATAACAAGGTTAAAGGATTACAAGCCAGCTTATGCTATCACCATCCACAAGAGTCAAGGTTCTGAATACAACTCGGTAATTATCATGTTATCAGACTATATAAATCCTGTATTAACAAAAGAACTTTTATATACAGGTGTAACAAGAGCCCGGCAAAATCTTCTTGTTATTAGTTCAAACGAGGTTTTAGACTATTGTATTGAAAACTCAATTAAACGTAGTAGCGGATTACGCGAGAAGTTGTTGTCATAA
- a CDS encoding FKBP-type peptidyl-prolyl cis-trans isomerase, which yields MRFNTSTILSIFLAVFVITGCNDSANKTSSANVDLETKQDSISFVLGFQNGDFLAAEGATDFNYDAYIAGFMNGMEGNESIDEMTRNSLINDFRIQLTEAIKTKNLEEGQAFLAENKTKEGVVETESGLQYKVVEEGTGKSPKAEDTVEVHYEGTLIDGTKFDSSYDRGEPIEFPLNRVIPGWTEGVQLMKEGATYMFYIPSDLAYGENPRPGGVIKPNHTLIFKVELISVK from the coding sequence ATGAGATTTAACACATCAACCATTCTTTCCATCTTTTTAGCTGTATTTGTGATTACAGGATGTAATGATTCAGCTAATAAAACTAGCTCAGCTAATGTTGATCTTGAGACTAAACAAGATAGTATAAGTTTTGTTTTAGGGTTTCAAAATGGAGACTTCTTAGCAGCTGAAGGTGCAACTGATTTTAATTATGATGCATACATAGCAGGTTTTATGAACGGTATGGAAGGCAATGAAAGCATTGATGAAATGACAAGAAATAGTCTTATCAATGATTTTCGTATTCAACTTACAGAAGCTATCAAGACAAAAAACTTAGAAGAAGGCCAAGCATTTTTAGCTGAAAACAAAACTAAAGAAGGTGTTGTTGAAACAGAATCGGGTCTTCAATATAAAGTTGTTGAGGAAGGCACGGGTAAATCTCCTAAAGCTGAAGACACTGTTGAAGTACATTATGAAGGTACTTTAATTGATGGTACTAAGTTTGATAGTTCATACGACCGAGGTGAGCCAATTGAATTTCCGTTGAACCGAGTTATTCCAGGATGGACTGAAGGCGTTCAATTAATGAAAGAAGGTGCAACTTACATGTTCTACATCCCTTCTGATTTAGCGTATGGCGAAAATCCACGTCCAGGTGGTGTAATTAAACCAAACCATACCTTAATCTTTAAAGTTGAGCTTATTTCAGTGAAATAA
- a CDS encoding exodeoxyribonuclease V subunit gamma, whose translation MFYDTRSPSSTHLLDHFLDSFTKANPSDPFQKKWVIVQNKDVASFLSFQESDKIKVSANNEYIFPSELIWKLYRLKNPDVPQKLPFDLISLQWSIYHVLIQKPDLLLQVTGKSELEELVLLQLAGQIADVFDLYQVYRPEMIDSWQRGSYEGLPDHLHWQAILWNAVRKNIPQNNSLPKSRAEAFTELINWIKNDEFPFLTLPTKIWIYRLPQMSRPFVQLLNELSQHIDIYYYNDVNGSEGETDLKAYHEFLTKPAIDSDHLIREIIQTKKEEVIEASSSSNSLLKSIQSICNGNKAVSNSLDNSFTIHSCHSIRREVEVLRDNILRELENNSELAAEDILVLVPNLADYASLIVPILEGSDQEVPLPVSYIHQNISEQVEEAFIQLIGLLSSKFKANDFIDFLDMEIIRAKWKLTDEHIQQLREWVIQLKIRRGFDGDVFSWREGIDRLLLGYCMLEDSYLEDYELSAFSPGNQNEAVHLLATISGILDQLSQFRDRISAKQGLSEWLNVFKDLALQLLTVPAKVDFNSQSLLKKLEDLKDYTKLSIATDKVNYFTVSTWLKGVITSAKAASTAFGNGIKIGEYVPNRRNPHKFVAILGLNESALPRKIVRPDFDLLHQKPRVGDRIQIEEDRHVFYDLIQNAEQTLYLSFIGQDLYSENKKAPSILLDQLLDITQNYSIEVPIHEHSLHGFSSQYFTGENKSFSKLKKKISERLANSGDSSLSFIQDFTPSVELVDEVSVDELIQFYTHPSKYMCVNLLGLNFYEEFEVIENREPFNINHLDKYKIRFELVDDILNSNQHKLTITELHSRGVLPSGFPGELEYERAVHILDLYKDVLAEYPIDQEKELDLTLDLNETKLLAKIKEIYPNARLEVLVSSLKGKHLMTAWIKHLVLNTQDNRPTVIYYIEKDELKSVLFEAVDDASIYLNELVSRYKEAIQNPDSYFVPIETAYIYSKTLNEKNIQAAIKKAETQWLGDSFSGVYNVESQDRYHALLVSDHHFYAKSDFHAIVQSLWEPLHKHLVTK comes from the coding sequence ATGTTTTACGATACTCGTTCACCTTCTTCCACACATTTATTAGATCATTTTTTAGACAGCTTTACTAAAGCTAATCCAAGTGATCCATTTCAAAAAAAATGGGTGATTGTTCAAAATAAAGATGTGGCAAGCTTTTTGAGTTTTCAAGAAAGCGATAAGATTAAAGTTAGTGCAAACAACGAGTACATCTTCCCCTCAGAGTTAATTTGGAAACTTTATCGTTTAAAAAACCCTGACGTTCCTCAAAAACTACCATTTGATTTAATCTCCCTTCAGTGGTCTATTTATCATGTACTGATACAAAAACCTGACTTACTTTTACAAGTAACGGGTAAAAGTGAATTAGAGGAATTAGTTCTGCTTCAACTTGCAGGACAAATCGCGGATGTATTTGATTTGTATCAAGTATATAGACCTGAAATGATTGATTCGTGGCAAAGAGGTAGCTACGAAGGACTGCCAGATCATTTACATTGGCAAGCAATTTTATGGAATGCAGTTCGAAAAAACATTCCACAAAATAACTCACTTCCTAAATCGCGAGCAGAGGCTTTTACCGAGTTAATCAATTGGATAAAAAACGATGAATTTCCATTCTTAACGTTGCCTACAAAAATTTGGATATACCGGTTGCCTCAGATGTCTAGGCCGTTTGTTCAGTTATTAAATGAACTATCACAACACATAGATATATATTATTACAATGATGTAAATGGGTCTGAAGGGGAAACTGATTTAAAAGCTTATCATGAGTTTTTAACAAAACCAGCTATCGATTCGGATCATTTAATTAGGGAGATCATTCAGACCAAAAAAGAAGAAGTGATTGAGGCTTCAAGCTCTTCTAACTCACTACTGAAAAGCATTCAGAGTATCTGCAACGGGAATAAAGCAGTGAGTAATTCTCTTGATAATAGTTTTACTATTCATTCATGTCATAGCATTAGAAGGGAAGTAGAGGTGCTTCGTGATAACATATTAAGAGAGCTAGAAAACAATTCAGAATTAGCGGCAGAAGATATATTAGTGCTAGTACCTAATCTGGCTGATTATGCCTCACTCATTGTACCAATTTTAGAAGGATCAGATCAGGAAGTCCCTTTACCCGTTTCATACATTCATCAAAATATATCTGAACAAGTTGAAGAAGCATTTATTCAGTTAATAGGCTTATTGAGTTCAAAGTTCAAAGCCAATGATTTCATCGATTTCCTAGATATGGAGATCATTCGAGCCAAGTGGAAACTCACAGATGAACATATCCAACAACTTCGAGAATGGGTGATTCAACTAAAAATTCGAAGAGGCTTTGATGGTGATGTTTTTAGTTGGAGAGAAGGAATTGATCGACTTTTATTAGGCTACTGTATGCTTGAGGATAGTTACCTCGAAGATTATGAGCTATCAGCCTTCAGTCCTGGGAATCAAAATGAAGCGGTACATTTGTTAGCTACCATTTCAGGTATTCTAGATCAGTTATCACAGTTCAGAGATAGAATAAGTGCTAAACAGGGACTTTCGGAGTGGTTGAATGTGTTCAAAGATTTAGCGCTTCAGCTATTAACTGTACCTGCAAAAGTCGATTTTAATTCTCAATCTTTATTGAAGAAACTAGAGGATTTAAAAGATTATACTAAACTTTCAATAGCTACTGATAAAGTCAACTACTTCACCGTAAGTACCTGGCTGAAAGGCGTTATAACGAGTGCTAAAGCCGCTTCTACGGCTTTTGGGAATGGAATAAAGATTGGTGAGTATGTTCCCAATAGAAGGAATCCCCATAAGTTTGTAGCGATATTAGGTTTAAATGAATCAGCTTTGCCACGGAAGATTGTTCGTCCAGATTTTGATTTATTACATCAAAAACCGAGAGTAGGAGACCGTATACAAATTGAAGAAGATAGGCATGTATTCTATGATCTAATCCAGAATGCAGAGCAAACACTATACTTAAGTTTTATTGGGCAAGACCTCTATTCAGAAAATAAAAAAGCACCATCCATTCTACTCGATCAGTTATTAGATATCACTCAGAATTATTCCATTGAAGTTCCTATTCATGAACATAGTTTACATGGGTTCTCTTCGCAATATTTTACAGGGGAAAATAAGAGTTTCAGTAAACTGAAAAAGAAGATCAGTGAACGTTTAGCAAACTCTGGAGACAGCTCACTTAGTTTTATTCAAGATTTTACCCCTTCAGTAGAACTAGTTGATGAAGTAAGTGTAGATGAGCTCATTCAATTCTACACACATCCATCCAAATATATGTGTGTTAATTTACTGGGACTAAATTTTTATGAGGAATTTGAAGTCATTGAAAACAGAGAACCATTTAATATAAATCATTTAGATAAATATAAGATAAGGTTTGAGTTAGTGGATGATATTTTAAATTCAAACCAGCATAAATTAACGATCACGGAGTTGCATAGTAGAGGAGTACTACCTAGTGGATTTCCAGGTGAGTTAGAATATGAAAGAGCTGTTCACATCCTCGATTTGTATAAAGATGTACTAGCAGAGTATCCAATAGATCAAGAGAAAGAATTAGATCTAACGTTAGATTTAAATGAGACAAAGCTGCTTGCTAAAATAAAGGAGATTTATCCTAATGCTCGCTTAGAGGTGCTTGTAAGTTCATTAAAGGGCAAACACCTAATGACAGCTTGGATTAAGCATTTAGTATTGAATACTCAGGATAATAGACCTACAGTAATTTACTATATCGAAAAAGATGAGTTAAAAAGTGTCCTTTTCGAAGCCGTTGATGATGCTTCTATATATTTGAATGAATTAGTTTCTAGATATAAAGAGGCCATTCAAAATCCAGATTCTTATTTTGTGCCAATAGAAACAGCTTATATATATTCAAAAACGTTGAATGAAAAGAATATTCAAGCAGCCATTAAAAAGGCAGAAACTCAATGGTTAGGGGATTCTTTTTCAGGGGTTTATAATGTTGAATCACAAGACCGTTACCACGCACTATTGGTAAGTGATCATCATTTTTATGCGAAGAGTGATTTTCATGCAATTGTGCAAAGTCTTTGGGAACCACTGCACAAACATTTGGTGACTAAATGA